A window of Rhododendron vialii isolate Sample 1 chromosome 13a, ASM3025357v1 contains these coding sequences:
- the LOC131314753 gene encoding heat shock cognate 70 kDa protein 2-like yields MAGKGEGPAIGIDLGTTYSCVGVWQHDHVEIIANDQGNRTTPSYVAFTDTHRLIGDGAKNQVAVNPINTVFDAKRLIGRRYSDTAVQSDMKLWPFKVTPGVDNKPMIGVTYKYEEKQFSAEEISSMVLVKMKEIAEDYLGTTIKNAVVTVPAYFNDSQRQATKDAGVIAGLNVMRIINEPTAAAIAYGLENKAGSTGEKKVLIFDLGGGTFDVSLLTIEGGKIEVIATGGDTHLGGEDFDNRMVNHFVQEFKRKFKKDISGNPRALRRLKTSCDRAKRTLSSTPETTIEIDALYEGIDFCATITRARFEELNIELFRKCMEPVEECLRDAKMDKGNVDELVLVGGSTRIPKVRQLLQNFFNGKDLCKSINPDEAVAYGATVQAAILSGERNEKVLDLVLLLDVTPLSFGLRKHGGVVVVFIPRNTKIPAKKEQSDWTTANDNETSVCFRVYQGERIQAIDNILLGEFTLTGIPPAPRGVPKFKICFDIDANGILTVSAEDQTTGRMNMVTITNAKGRLSKEEIEKMVQEAEKYKLEDKEHKKKVEAKNALETYAYDMRNTIRDEKKGAKIPPADKKKIEDAFVQVIHWLDENQLAVTEEFKYKMKEMEGICNPIISKLYQAGSMGGGMDEDCPFGGGSRAGPKIEEVD; encoded by the exons ATGGCTGGAAAAGGAGAAGGGCCGGCAATTGGGATAGATCTTGGAACGACTTACTCATGCGTGGGGGTTTGGCAGCACGATCATGTTGAGATTATTGCAAATGATCAAGGAAACAGGACGACACCATCTTATGTTGCATTCACCGATACGCACCGTTTAATCGGCGATGGTGCGAAGAATCAAGTCGCCGTGAACCCTATCAACACTGTTTTCG ATGCTAAGCGTCTAATCGGAAGAAGATATAGTGACACTGCTGTTCAGAGTGACATGAAGCTATGGCCATTTAAGGTCACACCTGGTGTAGACAACAAACCCATGATAGGAGTAACGTACAAGTACGAAGAGAAACAATTCTCCGCCGAAGAAATCTCTTCAATGGTCCTtgtaaaaatgaaagaaattgcAGAGGATTACCTTGGCACCACCATAAAAAACGCTGTTGTCACTGTTCCTGCATACTTCAACGATTCTCAAAGACAAGCCACCAAAGACGCTGGAGTCATTGCCGGTCTCAACGTCATGCGGATAATCAATGAGCCAACTGCGGCCGCCATTGCTTATGGTCTCGAAAACAAAGCCGGTAGCACCGGTGAGAAAAAAGTGCTCATATTCGATCTCGGTGGTGGAACATTCGACGTCTCTCTGTTAACCATCGAAGGGGGTAAAATTGAGGTTATAGCTACAGGTGGGGATACACATTTGGGGGGTGAGGACTTTGATAATAGAATGGTGAACCATTTCGTTCAGGAATTCAAGAGGAAGTTTAAGAAGGATATTAGTGGGAACCCTAGAGCTTTAAGGAGGTTGAAGACATCTTGTGATAGAGCAAAGAGGACTCTTTCCTCGACTCCTGAAACTACGATCGAGATCGATGCGTTATAcgagggaattgatttttgcgCAACAATTACTCGGGCCAGGTTCGAGGAGCTGAACATTGAGTTGTTTAGGAAGTGTATGGAGCCAGTGGAGGAGTGTTTGAGGGATGCAAAAATGGACAAGGGCAACGTCGATGAACTTGTTCTTGTTGGTGGATCCACTAGGATTCCCAAAGTCCGGCAACTGTTGCAGAATTTCTTCAATGGGAAGGATCTTTGCAAAAGCATTAACCCTGATGAGGCTGTGGCTTATGGTGCCACAGTTCAGGCCGCTATTTTGAGCGGTGAGCGGAATGAGAAGGTTCTGGATTTAGTACTGTTGTTGGATGTCACTCCACTTTCCTTTGGTTTGCGAAAGCATGGTGGTGTTGTGGTGGTTTTCATTCCGAGAAACACCAAAATTCCGGCGAAGAAAGAGCAAAGTGATTGGACTACTGCCAATGATAACGAAACCTCTGTTTGTTTTAGAGTCTATCAGGGGGAAAGAATCCAAGCCATAGACAACATCTTGTTGGGCGAATTCACATTGACCGGAATTCCTCCGGCTCCTAGGGGTgtcccaaaattcaaaatctgtttTGATATCGATGCTAATGGTATTCTCACTGTGTCTGCAGAGGACCAAACTACTGGACGAATGAACATGGTCACGATCACGAACGCCAAGGGTAGGTTGTCAAAGGAGGAGATTGAGAAAATGGTGCAGGAGGCTGAGAAGTACAAGTTGGAAGACAAGGAGCACAAGAAGAAAGTGGAGGCCAAGAACGCGTTGGAGACTTATGCTTACGACATGAGGAACACTATTAGGGATGAGAAGAAAGGAGCAAAGATTCCTCCGGCTGACAAGAAGAAGATTGAAGATGCGTTTGTGCAGGTGATTCACTGGTTGGATGAGAACCAGCTAGCGGTGACGGAAGAGTTTAAGTATAAGATGAAGGAAATGGAGGGAATTTGCAACCCTATAATTTCCAAATTGTATCAGGCCGGTAGTATGGGTGGAGGAATGGATGAGGATTGTCCTTTTGGTGGTGGAAGCCGTGCTGGACCCAAGATTGAGGAGGTTGATTAA